The genomic interval TACGGAATGCAATGGGGCGGACCTTGGGCAGGAAAAGGAGTTAATTTTGATTTTGATGGAGATTCTTATCAAGGAGAAAAATCTTGGCAATGGACTTTTGGCGCTTGGGATGGCGGTAACTGGGGTTTCAATGTTGATTTATCTAAATATAAAGCCTTCAGAATTGCAGTAAAAGGAGCTAAAAATGGTCAGGTAAATTTCAGTATGAATGGAGGAGCAAACTACGTAATTCCAGTAACAACTACTTGGGTCTACATAGAAATTCCATTTGATAAATTAGGAAATCCTACAACTTTAAGTATGATTACTTTCCAAGAATCTAACAATGACGGCGGAAATGTTGTGCTGTTTGATGATCTTGGATTTGTATTAAAATAAGATTCTGTTTTGAGTTAGTTTGTGAGATGTTCCCTAGTTGAAAAATTAGGGAACATCTTTTTATAATAATTTAAGTTTTATAAAATGAAAAAAATCGCTTTGTTGCTTGCTTTGGGTTTGTCCAGTTTAGGTTTCAGTCAAGGAAATACGCATAAACAGCAAGCTGGAAAATTTGAAGGCCTTGCTATGACACCGCCAATGGGATGGAATTCGTGGAATACTTTTGCAACTAATATCGATGAAAAACTGGTAAAAGAAACTGCAGATATAATGGTTTCTTCTGGTTTGGCAGCTGCGGGTTACAATTATATAGTATTAGACGATGGCTGGATGACACACGAACGCGATGTAAATGGTGATTTGGTTCCAGATCCTGAAAAATTTCCTAGCGGAATGAAAGCAGTGATTGATTATGTTCATAGTAAAGGTTTGAAATTCGGTTTGTACAATTGCGCTGGAACAAAAACTTGCGCTGGTTATCCTGGTACACGAGGTTATGAATATCAAGATGCGAGATTTTATGCAAAATTGGGAATCGATTTTCTAAAATACGATTGGTGTAATACAGAAGGAATTACAGCAAAAGAAGCTTACGCAACAATGAGTAATGCGCTAAAAACTGCAGGAAGACCAATTGTTTTTAGCCTTTGCGAATGGGGCGATAATCAACCTTGGGAATGGGGAAAGCCTATTGGGAATCTTTGGAGAATTTCGGGCGATATTTATCCTTGTTTTGATTGCGAATACAAACATCCAGAAAATTGGTCTTCTTGGGGATTTATGAAAATTGCTGACATGAGAAAAGATATCCGTAAATATTCAGGTCCAGATCATTGGAATGATTTTGATATGATGGAAGTTGGAAACGAAATGAACAATACCGAAGATAAAACCCATTTTGCAATGTGGTGTATGCTTTCTTCGCCTTTGTTTACAGGAAATGATTATCGAAAAATGTCTAAAGAAACATTAGCAATTTTAACCAATAAAGAATTGCTCTTAGTAAATCAAGATAAGCTTGGAATTCAAGGTTTTAAATATGCTGTTTTAGATGGAATAGAAGTTTGGGTAAAACCACTTTCTGACGGAGCTTGGGCAATAAGTTTTGTAAATAGAACTGAAACTTCGAAAAAAATTAATTTTGATTGGAAGAAAAACAATATTAAAGATGCTGATTTTGGATATGAAGCCGATTTTTCTAAAACAAATTTCAAAATAAAAGATCTTTGGAAAAATAAAGAAGTAGGAAATACTAAAAAGGCTTTCATTGCCCAAATTGCGTCGCATGATGTTATAACATTAAAATTAATTCCTTAAAAAATTGTCACT from Flavobacterium sp. YJ01 carries:
- a CDS encoding glycoside hydrolase family 27 protein translates to MKKIALLLALGLSSLGFSQGNTHKQQAGKFEGLAMTPPMGWNSWNTFATNIDEKLVKETADIMVSSGLAAAGYNYIVLDDGWMTHERDVNGDLVPDPEKFPSGMKAVIDYVHSKGLKFGLYNCAGTKTCAGYPGTRGYEYQDARFYAKLGIDFLKYDWCNTEGITAKEAYATMSNALKTAGRPIVFSLCEWGDNQPWEWGKPIGNLWRISGDIYPCFDCEYKHPENWSSWGFMKIADMRKDIRKYSGPDHWNDFDMMEVGNEMNNTEDKTHFAMWCMLSSPLFTGNDYRKMSKETLAILTNKELLLVNQDKLGIQGFKYAVLDGIEVWVKPLSDGAWAISFVNRTETSKKINFDWKKNNIKDADFGYEADFSKTNFKIKDLWKNKEVGNTKKAFIAQIASHDVITLKLIP